The Natrarchaeobius halalkaliphilus genomic sequence CGATCGGCACCGTAGTCCATCGGGACACCGATGATTCGAACGGTCGAATCCATACGTAGCCACTGGTGCTCCAGGCGCTTTGTCGTACTGGGTGATGCGCCGAATCACGCCGACAGATTTAGGGTTAGACACGGCTAAATCGATATAGGATGATGCTGAGCGACGTGATGGAAGACTATCTCAAAGTGATCTACCAGCTCCAGCAACAGACGGACGATCGGATCAAAACCTCCGAAATAGCCGACGAGCTGGACGTCACGTCGCCGACCGTCACCAGTATGCTCGAGAAACTCGAGGATCGAAGTCTCATCGACCGAGAGAAATACCGCGGAGTAACGCTTACCACGGAGGGTGAGACCGTCGCCCTCGAGATCGTTCGCCATCACCGACTGCTGGAGGCCTACCTTACCGAACACCTCGACTACGACTGGTCCGAGGTTCACGCCGAAGCCGATCGACTCGAACACCACATCAGCGAAGTCTTCGAAGCGCGCGTCGCGGAATCCCTCGACGACCCGGAGGTCGATCCTCACGGCTCACCGATCCCGAGTCCCGACCTCGAGCCACCCGACCGACCCGACGGCGACTCCGTCGTGGAGTGTGCGGAAGGCGAGACCGTCGTCGTCGAGGAAGTCGCTGACCACGATCCGGACATCCTCTCGTATCTCTCCGATCACGGCGTCGAGCCCGGACTCGAACTCGAAATTCTCGAGATTGCGCCGTTCGGGATGGTCACCGCCCGCTCGAGTGAGAGCGACGAATCCGTCTCGCTTCCCGACGACGTCGCTCGTCACGTTCGCGTCGCTCGGACGGCCGAACCCGAGCAGTGACCGCCAGATAGCACGCTACCGATCGGAATCCGATTCACCCCTGGGCCGTACAGCCGGACGCTGTTGGGTAAATTAGAGTAGGTCTAGCGGTGCGGTTCACAAAAGAAATATATGTTTAGGGCGGTCTAAGAATAAGTAATGGAGCAACTATCTGTGACGAACAACGGTGATCCCGGGGAATGAGTTGGAGGTGTCTCTCAGATCTACCCCGAAGCCTCCTCGCGATCGGTCCGATCGTCGTTCTGGGTGCGATATTCGGCGTGTTGTATCTAACCTCACCCTTCGGTGATCTCGGCTCAGTCGACGACGCGAGCACGCTCGAAATTATCTGGATGCTGACCGTTATCGGCGCTCTCGCCGGGGTCGTTCCCGTCGCTATCGGCATGCTCTGGTTCCCGTTTATCCGCGATCTCGACCCGCGCTATCTTCACGCGTTTCTGGCGCTCGCGGCGGGCGTGCTCGTCTTTATCGCCCTCGAGATGTCGGAAGACGTTCTCGAGTACAGTGTCGACGCCGAAAACACGCTTCTGGCGGGTAGCCTGGCCGTCATCGGCGTTGTCGGCACGTTCGTCGTTATGTACGTCGCCAGCAAGTGGCGACAACGGAAGGTCACGGCAACCGACAAGAGCGGACTCGAGATCGCCTACCTGGTCGCGCTCGCGCTTGGCCTCCACAGTATCGGTGAGGGGCTCGGAATCGGCGTCGCGTACATCCAGGGTGATTCGACGCTCGTGATGTTACTCGTCCTGGCGTTCGTGTTGCACAACGTCATGGAGGGGCCGACCGTCGTCGCCGCAGTTGCACGCGACAGGGAGACGCCGCCGCTCTATCACTTCGCGGCGATGGGACTCATCGCTGGCGGTCCCGTTATTCTCGGCGGCTGGATCGGCAGTTTCGCCCAGTCCGATCTCCTCGCTGTGTTGTTCTTTTCGATCGCCGTGGGTGCAATCGTACAGGTGCTCATCGAAGTCGCGGAACTGATCAGATTCGACGCCGAAGCCGTCCTGACACGGGTCAATGCAGCGACGTTCGTCGTCGGGTTCGCCCTCATGTTCTTCCTCGAGGACGTCCTCGGTGATCTCCTCCTCGAGGGGTGGCTCGTTCCCCCGTGAATTCGACATAGTACTCCGTTTCGAACGGCTGTTCCCCGAAATTCGACCACTCACCCGTCGGGTTTAAGGAATCCAACTACGAACCATTCGGTATGTCATCCATCGAACTGACTCCGAGCCAGAAGAAGATCCTTCGTGCGCTGACGAACCTCCATAAGGAGTCCGAGGACGCAATCAAAGGCGAGGATATTGCTGAACAGGTAGATCGAAACCCCGGCACGATTCGCAACCAGATGCAGAGTCTGAAAGCGCTCCAGCTCGTAGAGGGCGTACCCGGCCCCAAGGGCGGCTACAAACCGACTGCGGCCGCCTACGAAGCCCTCGAAATCCAGCAGATGGACGACCCCGCATCCGTTCCGCTCGAACACGAAGGCGAATCCGTCGAGGACATCATCGTCGAAGAGATCGATCTCTCGAGCGTTCACCACCCGGAACTCTGTCGCGCGGAGATCCACATGCAGGGCTCGATCGACGACTTTTCGGAAGACGACGCCGTTACGGTCGGTCCGACCCCACTCTCGAAACTCGTCGTCGAGGGCCGCGTCGACGGAAAAGACGACACGAACAACATCTTGATTCTCCGTATCGTCGATATGATCGCACCCGCCGACGAGCCCGCTCACTGACTGCTCACTCGAGCGACCGTCTCTCTAGAAAACACCTGCGCGGAGTGATACACCGTCGCTTATCCGCGGTTCGGAGCGAGTGAAACGAGCGAGAACCGCGCTCGCTCGAGTGGAACATCGAAAATCAACCGCGCGTCGATGATCGGTTACGTTTCCTCGTCCGCCGATTCGTCCGTTGATTCGTTCTCGGCTCCCGACTCGAGTGACTCAGCAGGAATCACGTCGACGCTCGCGACCGCATCGTCCGCGTCGACTTCCATTACGATGACGCCCATCGTGTTCCGACCGACCGTCGAGATTTCGTCGACTCGAGTCCGAATAATTTGTCCGCGTTCGCTCATCATGACCAGTTGATCGTCCGCCGAGACCGCTTTTGCGGCCGTCACCGATCCGTTTCTGTCGCCCGTCTTGATATCGATCAGCCCTTTTCCGTACCGCGACTGAGTCCGATACTCGGAGAGGAGCGTTCGTTTCCCGTATCCGTTCTGGGTGACGGTCAAGAGTGCACGGTCATCGTGCCCGTTGCCGCCGGTTGCGACGAGACCGGCGACCGCATCACCCTCCTGGAGATCGATACCGTTGACACCGCGGGCGTTTCGCCCCATCGATCGAACCTCGTCCTCGTCGAAGCGGATCGTCATTCCACCTTCCGTCGCGATGACGAGGTCCCGTGTGCCGTTAGTCACGTCGACATCGACGAGTTCGTCGCCCTCTTCCAGGTCGGCCGCGATGATGCCAGTCGAACGGATGTTGTCGAAGGCGTCACCTGCGGTTCGCTTGACGTAGCCGTTCCGAGTCACCATCGTCACGTACTCCTCATCACCGAACGCGTCCGTGTCGACGATGGCCGTGATCTCCTCGTCGGCCTCGAGATCGAGGATGTTGACGGCCGACTTGCCCCGCGCGGTTCGGCCCATCTCCGGAATTTCGTACGTTTTGAGCCGATAGACTTTTCCCCGGTTAGTAAAGCAAAGCAGGTAGTCGTGGGTGTTCGCCCGGAACACCGTCGAGACGCGATCGTCGTCTTTGACGTCCGCGCCGATGATCCCCTTGCCACCCCGGCCCTGGGGATCGAAGTTCTCGATCGGCATTCGCTTGACGTAGTCGTCTTCGGTCATGACGACGAACACCTCTTCTTCGGGAATGAGGTCCTCGTGGGTGACCGTGCCGTGATCTTCGATGATGGAGGTCCGTCGATCGTCGGCGTACTCGGCTCTGATCTCTCCGAGTTCGTCTTTGATGACCGCGAGCAGTTCCTGTTCGCTCTCGAGTATCTCGGTGAGCCGTTCGATGTCGACGGTGACCTCGTCGTACTCTTCTTCGATCTCGACCGTCTCCATCGAGGTCAGACTCCCGAGTTGCATCCGAACGATGTGCTCGGCTTGCTCGACCGAGAATCCGAACTCCTCTCGAAGTCCGTCTTTTGCCGCCGTCCGGTCCTCGCTATTTCTGATGAGGTCGACGACGTCCTCGGCGTTTTCGACGGCTTTCAGCCGCCCCTCGAGGATGTGTGCGCGATCCTCGGCTTCCGCGAGATCGTACTCGCTGCGCCGGCGAACGACCTCTCGTCGGTGGGTGACGTACTCCTCTAGGGTTTCTTTGAGCGAGAGCACCTGGGGCTGGCCGTCGACCAGCGCGAGGTTAATTACGCCGAACGTCTTCTCGAGGTGGTTCTCGAGTAATTTGTTCTTGACGACCTCGACGTTCGCGCCGCGATTACACTCGACGACGATTCGGACGCCGTCCCGATCGGACTCATCGCGGAGATCGGTGACCCCTTCGATATCGCCCTCGGTGACGTCCTCCGCGATTCGTTCGACCATCCGGGCCTTGTTCGCCTGGTACGGAAGCTCCGTAATGACGATTCGCTCGCGGCCGTTTTTCCACTCCTCGACCTCGAACTCGGCTCGAACGCGGATGCGTCCGCGGCCGGTCTTGTACGCCGAGTAGATGGCGTCTCGGCCGACGATGTTCGCGGCGGTGGGGAAGTCGGGACCTTTGACGTGGTCCATCAGATCCTCGACGGTCGCGTCGGGATCGTCGATCAGTTCGATCGTCGCGTCGATTATTTCGCCCAAGTTGTGCGGCGGGATGTTCGTCGACATTCCGACCGCGATTCCCGAGGAGCCGTTGACCAGGAGGTTCGGAAACGCCGCGGGCAGGACGCCTGGTTCCTGAAGCCGGTCGTCGTAGTTCGCCTGAAAGTCGACGGTATCCTTTTCGATATCGGAGAGCAGTTCCTCGGAGACGGCTGCCATCCGAGCCTCCGTGTACCGTGGCGCTGCGGCCGGGTCGCCGTCCATCGAGCCGAAGTTCCCCTGGCCGTCGACCAGCGGATAGCGCATCGAGAAGTCCTGTGCCATCCGCACGAGCGTATCGTAGATCGCGCTGTCACCGTGAGGGTGGTAATCACCCATCGTCTCCCCGACGATCGATGAGGACTTGCGGTGGGACGAACCGCTCGTGACGCCCATCTCGTGCATCGCATACAGGATACGACGGTGGACGGGCTTTAACCCGTCCCGGACGTCCGGGAGGGCGCGACCGGCGATGACGGACATCGCGTAGTCGATGTAGCTCTGTTCCATCTCGTCTTCGATGCGGACGTTTTCGACCGCACGGGCCTCTACATCTGTCGGATCGGGTACGTCTGAACTCATGTAGTTACCTCACCTCGTTTCGTCTTCTCAGATGTCGATCCATTCCGCCTCCGGCGCGTTGTCCTTGATGAATTGCTTTCGCGGTTCGACGGCATCGCCCATCAATACCGAGAACATCTTGTCCGCTGCCGCGGCGTCCTCGACTGTGATCTGTTTGAGGATGCGATTGTCCGGGTTCATCGTCGTCTCCCAGAGCTGTTCGGGGTTCATCTCACCGAGACCCTTGAACCGCTGGACTTGCGAGGGGCTTCCGTCGCATTTCTCCTCGACGATCTCGTCTCGTTCCGCGTCGGTCATCGCGTCGTAGGTCTCGCCGCGGTATCGAATGCGATACAGCGGCGGCTGGGTCGCATAGACGTATCCTCCCTCGAGCAACGGGCGCATGTGCCGGTAGAAGAACGTCAGCATGAGCGTTCGGATGTGCGCGCCGTCGACGTCGGCGTCCGTCGCCATGATTATCTTCTTGTAGCGGACGTCGTCGACGTCGAACTCGTCCCCAATCCCCGCACCGATCGCCGTGATCATGTTCCGAATCTCGTCGTTCTCGAGGATGCGATCGAGGCGGTGTTTCTCGACGTTCAGGATCTTTCCTTTGATCGGGAGGACCG encodes the following:
- a CDS encoding ZIP family metal transporter — translated: MSWRCLSDLPRSLLAIGPIVVLGAIFGVLYLTSPFGDLGSVDDASTLEIIWMLTVIGALAGVVPVAIGMLWFPFIRDLDPRYLHAFLALAAGVLVFIALEMSEDVLEYSVDAENTLLAGSLAVIGVVGTFVVMYVASKWRQRKVTATDKSGLEIAYLVALALGLHSIGEGLGIGVAYIQGDSTLVMLLVLAFVLHNVMEGPTVVAAVARDRETPPLYHFAAMGLIAGGPVILGGWIGSFAQSDLLAVLFFSIAVGAIVQVLIEVAELIRFDAEAVLTRVNAATFVVGFALMFFLEDVLGDLLLEGWLVPP
- a CDS encoding Rrf2 family transcriptional regulator, translated to MSSIELTPSQKKILRALTNLHKESEDAIKGEDIAEQVDRNPGTIRNQMQSLKALQLVEGVPGPKGGYKPTAAAYEALEIQQMDDPASVPLEHEGESVEDIIVEEIDLSSVHHPELCRAEIHMQGSIDDFSEDDAVTVGPTPLSKLVVEGRVDGKDDTNNILILRIVDMIAPADEPAH
- a CDS encoding metal-dependent transcriptional regulator, with translation MMLSDVMEDYLKVIYQLQQQTDDRIKTSEIADELDVTSPTVTSMLEKLEDRSLIDREKYRGVTLTTEGETVALEIVRHHRLLEAYLTEHLDYDWSEVHAEADRLEHHISEVFEARVAESLDDPEVDPHGSPIPSPDLEPPDRPDGDSVVECAEGETVVVEEVADHDPDILSYLSDHGVEPGLELEILEIAPFGMVTARSSESDESVSLPDDVARHVRVARTAEPEQ
- the gyrA gene encoding DNA gyrase subunit A, giving the protein MSSDVPDPTDVEARAVENVRIEDEMEQSYIDYAMSVIAGRALPDVRDGLKPVHRRILYAMHEMGVTSGSSHRKSSSIVGETMGDYHPHGDSAIYDTLVRMAQDFSMRYPLVDGQGNFGSMDGDPAAAPRYTEARMAAVSEELLSDIEKDTVDFQANYDDRLQEPGVLPAAFPNLLVNGSSGIAVGMSTNIPPHNLGEIIDATIELIDDPDATVEDLMDHVKGPDFPTAANIVGRDAIYSAYKTGRGRIRVRAEFEVEEWKNGRERIVITELPYQANKARMVERIAEDVTEGDIEGVTDLRDESDRDGVRIVVECNRGANVEVVKNKLLENHLEKTFGVINLALVDGQPQVLSLKETLEEYVTHRREVVRRRSEYDLAEAEDRAHILEGRLKAVENAEDVVDLIRNSEDRTAAKDGLREEFGFSVEQAEHIVRMQLGSLTSMETVEIEEEYDEVTVDIERLTEILESEQELLAVIKDELGEIRAEYADDRRTSIIEDHGTVTHEDLIPEEEVFVVMTEDDYVKRMPIENFDPQGRGGKGIIGADVKDDDRVSTVFRANTHDYLLCFTNRGKVYRLKTYEIPEMGRTARGKSAVNILDLEADEEITAIVDTDAFGDEEYVTMVTRNGYVKRTAGDAFDNIRSTGIIAADLEEGDELVDVDVTNGTRDLVIATEGGMTIRFDEDEVRSMGRNARGVNGIDLQEGDAVAGLVATGGNGHDDRALLTVTQNGYGKRTLLSEYRTQSRYGKGLIDIKTGDRNGSVTAAKAVSADDQLVMMSERGQIIRTRVDEISTVGRNTMGVIVMEVDADDAVASVDVIPAESLESGAENESTDESADEET